A genomic stretch from Erysipelothrix sp. HDW6C includes:
- a CDS encoding response regulator transcription factor translates to MRPILFVDDDKEYAKFFVDLLEKEGFEVLSANDSTSAITLISKEDISLLITDLYIDTIDGVQLSDIAKNVHPGIKTIVLTGNPTVQNEYRAISENIDLFLVKGKPAKIVMEYVRNLSQDSNTLVLKNRVERLVSIEEKLEMDLVSGTVMRNDKNVELTPTEYSILKILLQNKNVLITRRDFIDKLWGEGDNERVIDVHIKNLRTKLRLFSIATVQGQGYRWSE, encoded by the coding sequence ATGAGACCAATTCTGTTTGTCGATGACGATAAAGAATATGCGAAATTCTTTGTTGATTTACTAGAGAAGGAGGGGTTTGAAGTGTTGTCAGCCAATGACAGCACTTCAGCAATAACCCTTATTTCTAAAGAAGATATATCACTTTTGATAACGGATTTGTACATCGATACCATCGATGGAGTTCAACTATCCGATATCGCTAAGAATGTTCATCCAGGTATTAAAACAATTGTACTAACTGGTAATCCAACCGTTCAAAATGAATATCGGGCAATTTCAGAGAATATTGATTTATTTCTTGTTAAGGGAAAACCTGCCAAGATTGTCATGGAGTATGTTCGAAATCTATCGCAAGATTCGAATACACTTGTTCTGAAAAACCGTGTTGAACGACTTGTATCCATTGAAGAAAAACTCGAAATGGATCTGGTTTCTGGAACGGTAATGCGTAATGATAAAAACGTCGAACTGACCCCAACAGAATATTCAATTCTTAAGATCCTCCTACAAAATAAGAATGTGCTCATAACACGTCGAGATTTCATCGATAAACTGTGGGGAGAAGGGGATAATGAACGTGTTATTGATGTTCATATAAAAAATCTGCGCACGAAGTTACGATTGTTCTCGATTGCTACAGTCCAAGGACAAGGATACCGTTGGAGTGAGTAG